The Leifsonia poae region CGTCGTCGACGCTCTGCCTGACAGTGTGAAATACACCGATGCGGGCGAGGTCGAGACGCAGAGCGGGCAGCAGCGGGTGTGGCGGATCGACCTGGAGGCGACCCGTGTCTGACATCACGCAGCAGCCGTGGTTCTGGCCGGCGCTGATCGTGGTGATCGGACTCCCGGTGCTGCTGCTGGTGCTCACCGAGCTGAACGCGTGGCTGACGCGGCGCGGGCATCCGGCGGCCAAAGTCGTGCGGCTGGTGCGCAACTACCTGCTGCCGATGGGGGCGTTGCTGCTGTTGATCAGCCAGGTGACACTCACGAAGCAGGACTTCACCTGGACGAAGATCGCGGCGACCGTGTTCGGATTCCTGGTCATCCTCGTGCTGCTCAACGGGCTGAACGTGGTGCTGTTCTCCACCGCCGAACGCGGCAGCTGGCGGGAGAGGATGCCCTCCATCTTCGTCGATCTGCTTCGGCTGCTGCTCATCATCGTGAGTCTGGCCGTGCTCTTCGCCTGGGTGTGGGGCGCAGATGTGGGGGGTCTGTTCACCGCGCTCGGCGTCAGCTCGATCGTGATCGGTCTCGCCCTGCAGAACGCCATCGGCCCGATCGTCTCCGGACTGTTCCTGCTGTTCGAGCAGCCGTTCCGGCTGGGCGACTGGCTCGACACGGGCAGCGTGCGGGGCCGGGTGATCGAAGTCAACTGGCGGGCTGTGCACATCGACACCGGCAACGGAATCCAGATCGTGCCGAACGGATCGCTCGCCGACAGCTCGTTCACGAACCTCTCCAAGGCGCCGGGGCCGTACAGCGTGTCGAGCACGTTGACGTTCGCCACGGACGACGCACCACAGGATGTGATCGGTCTGCTGCGCCGGGTGGCCGGCGAGCTGCCGATGGTGGCGCGCGGAGAGGCGCCGTCGGCGTATCCGATCGGCGGAGCGAAGTACGAGGTCAACATCCCGGTGAGCGGACCGGCGCTGGAAGGGCAGACGCTCGCGCTCTTCCTGACCTGGCTCTGGTATGCCGCCCGTCGCGCCGGCCTCCATCTCGACGGCGACCTCACGGACGACTACAACACGCCGGAGCGCCTTCTCGCCTGCCTGCGCCTCGTGGCCCCGACGCTGCATCTGGCTTCGGACGAGCTCGAGGATTTCCTGGCCTCCGCGCGTCTCGAACGGTTCGGAGCGGGGGAGGTGATCCAGCGAACCGGGACCATCCCGGAGACGACGGGCGTCATCGCCCTCGGGACGGCACGGCTCGGCGCGCCGGTGGAGGGCGGCGGCGAGATCCCCCTCGGCCTGCTCGGTGAGAATGAGTTCGTCGGGCTCACCGCGCTCACCCGCGAGAAGCTGTTCACCACGATCGTCGCCTCCACTGATGTGACGCTGGTGACGGTCTCTGTGCCGGTGCTCGAGGAGCTGGTGCGCAAACGCCCTGCGCTGGCCCGCGAGATCGGTCAGACGATCGACAATCGCCGCAGCATGACCGAGGAGGCGGGCGGCGACGTGAGCGAGACGCGAGGGCTCGGCCAGCGGTGACCTCTCTTGAATGTTAGGCTGGTCTAACATTCGAGTTAGGGGATTTGATGGCGGTCGAGGTCGACGAACGAAAGACGGCGGCGCCCGCGCGGCTGCTCTTCCTGCTCGGTCCGGCATTCGTCGCGGCGATCGCCTACGTCGACCCCGGCAATGTTGCCGCGAACCTCACGGCCGGCGCACAATACGGCTACCTTCTCGTCTGGGTGCTCGTCGCAGCGAACGCCATCGCCGTCTTCGTTCAATACCAATCCGCGAAACTCGGCATCGTCACCGGTTCCAGCCTCCCGGAGCTGCTCGGCTCGCGACTCGGCACCGGCCCCAGACGCGCCTTCTGGGCGCAGGCCGAACTCGTGGCGGCGGCGACCGACCTGGCGGAGGTCATCGGCGGGGCCATCGCGCTCAACCTGCTGTTCGGGCTGCCGCTCCCGCTGGGCGGACTCATCGTCGGAGTGGTATCGATCGGCATCCTGGCGATACAGTCCCGCCGCGGTCAGCGCCCGTTCGAGATGGTCATCGTGGGGCTCCTCGGCGTCATCGCGGTCGGCTTCTTGGCCGGGCTGTTCGTGAGCCCCGTCGACTGGGGCGCGGCGGCCGACGGCCTCGTTCCCCGCTTCGACGGGGCGCCGACCGTTCTGCTGGCGGCCAGCATGCTCGGCGCGACCGTGATGCCGCACGCCATCTACCTGCATTCCGCCCTCGCCCGCGACCGGCACGGACGAGCCGCGACCCCTGGCGCCGTGCGCCGGCTGCTGAAGGCGACGAAGATCGATGTGGTCGCCGCCCTCGTCCTCGCCGGCGCCGTGAACATCGCGATGCTCCTGCTCGCCGCAGCCGCGCTCGGCGGGGTCGGCGGCACCGACACCATCGAGGGCGCTCACGCCGCGATCACCACCGCGCTCGGCCCCGCGATCGGCGTCATCTTCGCGGTCGGGCTGCTCGCCTCGGGGCTCGCCTCCACATCGGTGGGCAGCTACGCCGGCGCCACCATCATGTCGGGGCTGCTCAAAGTGCGCGTGCCGCTGCTCACCCGACGGGTCGTCACCCTCATCCCGGCCATCGTGATCCTGTCGATCGGAGTCGACCCGACCTGGGCGCTCGTGATCAGCCAGGTCTTCCTCAGCCTGGGCATTCCGTTCGCGATGATCCCGCTGCTGCGGCTCACCGGCTCGCGCGCGGTGATGGGCGATCGCGTCGACGGATGGGGCACGCGCCTCCTCGGCGTCGGGGTCGCCGCCCTCGTCGTCGCCCTGAACATCGCCCTCGTCGTCCTCACCGTCGCCGACTGGGTCTGACCCCACGCCACACCCCCACCCTTCAACGAGGGGGAGCGGGGCGGGTCAGGCGGGGGTGAGCCAGACGGCGGCGGCGGCCGTCGCGCCGAGCACGACGTCGGCGTCGCCGAGGCGCACCGTCACGTCGCCGGCGAACTCGCGGTGCTCATCCACGGTGAGCGCGGTGTCGACCAGGATGCCGCGGTCGGCGAGGTAGCGCAGCACAGCCGGGTCGGCGTCCGAGATGCGGGTGACCCGCAGAGGGACGTTCGGCTCGGCAGACATGAGCGGCGTCGCATCCGGCAGGTGCGGGGTGCCATCGGCGCTCGGGATGGGGTCGCCGTGCGGGTCGCGGGAAGGGAAGCCGAGCCGGCGGTCGATGCGTTCGATGAGCGTGTCGGAGACCGCATGCTCGAGCACCTCGGCCTCGTCGTGCACCTCGTCCCAGCCGTATCCGAGCTCCTCCACGAGGAACGTCTCCAGCAGACGGTGACGGCGCACCATGGCGACGGCGTTGCGGCGGCCCGTCTCAGTGAGTTCGATGCCGCCGTAGGGCTCGTGCACGAGCATCCCCTGATCGGCGAGGCGGCGGATGCCGTCGGAGATCGTCGCAGCCCGGACGCCGAGCCGTTCGGCCAGCTGCTTCACGGTGATCGGGTCGTGGGACCATTCGGTGGCCGACCAGATGACCTTCAGATAGTCCTGTGCGACGGTCGACAGTTCAGACACGGGCATGACCCAATTGTATGGGCACCCCCTGAGAGGGACGGCCGCGAGGGAACGTCATGAAACTCCGGGATGTGGAAGTGCGCTGTTAGGTTGGGGGCGTGGAATACGCAGAGACCATCGTCGATCTGGTCGGCAACACCCCGCTCGTCAAACTCAACAAGGTCGTTGACGGGGTCGCGGCGACCGTGCTCGTCAAACTCGAGTACTTGAACCCGGGCGGCTCCTCCAAAGACCGCATCGCGACACGCATCATCGATGCCGCCGAGCGTGACGGCCAGCTGAAGCCGGGTGGAACGATCGTCGAGCCGACGAGCGGGAACACCGGGGTCGGCCTTGCACTCGTTGCCCAGCAGCGCGGCTACCGTTGCGTGTTCGTGCTCCCCGACAAGGTCGGCGAAGACAAGCGCAATGTGCTCACGGCGTACGGCGCCGAGGTGGTGGTGACCCCGACCTCGGTGGCCCCCGAAGACCCGGACTCCTATTACAGCGTCTCCGACAGGCTCGCGGCAGAGATCCCGGGCGCCTACAAGCCCAACCAGTACTTCAACCCGAACGGCCCGCTCAGCCACTACGAGACGACCGGGCCCGAGATCTGGCGGGACACCGACCAGAGGATCACCCACCTGGTGGCGGGCGTCGGAACCGGCGGCACGATCAGCGGCACGGGCCGTTTTCTCAAAGAAGCCTCCGACGGCCGCGTGCAGGTCATCGGCGCCGACCCGGAAGGTTCCGTCTACTCGGGCGGCACCGGCCGGCCCTACCTCGTCGAAGGTGTCGGTGAGGACTTCTGGCCCGGCGCATACGACCCGAGTGTCGTCGACGAGGTGATCGCCGTCTCCGACGCCGACTCCTTCGAGATGACCCGCCGGCTCGCCCGCGAGGAAGGCATCCTGGTCGGCGGCTCCAGCGGCATGGCGGTCGTCGCGGCCGTGCGCGCCGCTCAGACCCTCAGCGCCGACGACATCGTCGTCGTCATCCTGCCCGACGGCGGTCGAGGCTACCTGGGCAAGATCTTCAACGACAAGTGGATGCGCTCCTACGGGTTCAGCGACGTGCCCGACGAGGCGACCGTGCACGATGTGATCGGCACGAAGCGGGCCGACCTGCCCGACCTCGTGCACGCGCATCCCACCGACACCGTGCGGGACGCCATCGAGATCATGAACAAGTACGGCGTCTCGCAGCTGCCCGTGCTCACGGCCGAACCGCCCGTCGTGATGGGCGAAGTGGCGGGGGCGCTCGACGAGACATCGCTCGTCGACGATGTGTTCAGCGGTCGGGCGCAGATGAGCGACAGCGTCGGAGCCTTCCTCGGTGAACCGCTCGACCTGATCGGCGTGAACGAACCGGTCAGCGCCGCCCGCGCGGCGCTCGCCACCGTGAACGCCCTGCTGGTGACCGAAGACGGCAAACCCGTCTCGGTCCTCACCCGCCAAGACCTCCTCAACTTCCTCAGCGAATAGATCCGGAAAGCAACTCACTCCATGACAGACCACGGTTTCTCCACGCGCGCCATCCATGTCGGGCAGGAGTTCGACCCGACCACGGGTGCGATCATCCCCCCGATCTACCAGACCTCCACGTTCGTACAAGACGGCGTCGGCGGTCTGCGAGGAGGCTACGAATACAGCCGCGGGGGCAACCCGACCCGCACCTCCCTCGAAACCCTGCTCGCCTCGCTCGAGGGCGGCAAGCGCGCGCTGTCGTTCTCGTCGGGCCTCGCCGCCGAAGACGCGCTGCTGCGCGCCGTGCTGCAGCCGGGCGACCACGTCGTTCTCGGCAACGACGTCTACGGCGGAACGCACCGGCTCATCAACCGTGTCCACGGTGCCTGGGGTGTGCGCAACACGACGGTGGATCTGGGTGACCTCTCCGCCGTGCGCGAGGCGCTCGCCGTCGACGGGACCCGCATTCTCTGGATCGAGACCCCGAGCAATCCGCTCATGAAGATCAGCGATGTCGCGGCGCTCGCCGAGCTCGGGCATGAGGTCGGCGCCATCGTCGTGGTGGACAACACGTTCGCGTCGCCGGCGCTTCAACAGCCGCTCGCGCTCGGTGCCGATGTGGTGGTGCACTCCACCACCAAGTATTTGGGCGGGCACTCCGATGTGGTCGGCGGCGCCGTGGTGATCGACGACGATGAGCTCGCCGACAAGGTGCAGTTCGTCCAGTTCGCGGCCGGCGCGGTCTCCGGCCCGATGGATGCCTGGCTCACGACCCGCGGCATCAAGACCCTGGCGGTGCGGATGCAGCGCCACAGCGCGAACGCGCAGGCCGTCGCCGAGCGTCTCGTCGGGCATCCTGCCATCCAGGCCGTCTACTACCCCGGACTCGCCCATCACCCCGGCCACGAGCTTGCGGCACGGCAGATGAGCGGCTTCGGCGGCATGCTCTCCGTCGCGCTCGTCGGTGGCGCGGAGGCGGCGAAGGCGTTCGCCGAGGCGACCGAGGTCTTCCAGCTCGCCGAGTCGCTCGGGGGCGTCGAGTCGCTCATCGGCTACCCCTCCGAGATGACCCACGCCTCGGTGCGTGGCACCGAGCTAGAGGTGCCGGACAACGTCATCCGCCTCTCGGTGGGCATCGAGGACGCAGCAGACCTGATCGCCGATGTGGAGCAGGCGCTGGAGAAGATCGCCGGCCGCGCATAGCGGCCGCGGGAACTTCTCTCTTCGGTCGACCCGATGCGTGGGTGACGGCCGGCCGAACGCCGAGTGACGGCCGACCGAGCGCCGGAATCAGGGTGGGCTGAACGCTGCGAAAATGCCCGGCCGGCTCACAGGAACGAGCTCCGGTTTGCCAGGATGGAGGCATCGAAGGGGAGTAGCTCCCGCCTCCTGTGAGGCAAGCGGTACGTCGACATACTGGCCGGTTCCAAACCCGGCCCGGCGTGCCACCCGCGCCGGCGTCGGCCGTGCGGGCGAGCGAGACCTTCGGTCAGCCACCGACGGCGACCGGAGCTTCCTCCTGCCTTCCTTCCGGTCGTCGTGCGATCGAAAGGTCTGCCATGACGGCATCGCATCCCCGGCTCCGCCGGCTCGTCCTCCCCCTCGGCATCGTCGGGCTCATCGCCGCCCAGGGCGTGGCGCTGCGGCTCACCGGAGTTCAGCTGCCCCCGCTGGTCGGCGTGCTCTCGTTCGGTGTCGCGATCGTGGCGGCCGCGTTCGCGCTCGCCTGGGCGGGGGAGGCAGCGGAGGTGGACATCTCGGGCGGGCTCGCGGTCGGTCTCCTGGCGATCGTCGCGATTCTTCCCGAGTATGCGATCGACCTGTACTTCGCTTTCAGCGCCGGCTCCGACCCGTCGCAGGCGGCGTATGCGGCTGCGAACATGACCGGGTCGAACCGGCTGCTGCTCGGGTTCGGCTGGCCGTTCATCCTGCTCGTCGCCTTCATGACGTTCCGCGCGGCTCGCCGGCGCCGGTCGCCGATCGACCCGGATGTGCAGGCGAAGCCGTTCGCCGTGCGATTGCCGTCGGGCAACCGGGTGGAGCTGGGACTGCTGCTGGTCGCTTCGGTGCTGACGCTGCTCATCCCGCTCACCGGGCAGATCCACGTCGTGCTCGGCGTCGTGCTGCTCGCGCTCTTCGCGTTCTACCTCTGGCGTGTGTCGACGGGTGAGAGCGACGAGCCCGAGCTGGTCGGAGTGGCGCAGAGCATCGGAACCCTGCCGAAGACCGCGCGTCGTGCGACGGTGATCGGGATCTTCGCCGTCTCGGCCGCCATCATCCTGCTTCTCGCCGAACCGTTCGCGCAGAGCCTCGTGGCCGGCGGCCGTGCCCTCGGCATCGACGACTTCCTGCTGGTGCAGTGGCTGGCGCCGCTTGCCTCGGAGGCGCCCGAGTTCGTGATCGCAACG contains the following coding sequences:
- a CDS encoding mechanosensitive ion channel domain-containing protein, encoding MSDITQQPWFWPALIVVIGLPVLLLVLTELNAWLTRRGHPAAKVVRLVRNYLLPMGALLLLISQVTLTKQDFTWTKIAATVFGFLVILVLLNGLNVVLFSTAERGSWRERMPSIFVDLLRLLLIIVSLAVLFAWVWGADVGGLFTALGVSSIVIGLALQNAIGPIVSGLFLLFEQPFRLGDWLDTGSVRGRVIEVNWRAVHIDTGNGIQIVPNGSLADSSFTNLSKAPGPYSVSSTLTFATDDAPQDVIGLLRRVAGELPMVARGEAPSAYPIGGAKYEVNIPVSGPALEGQTLALFLTWLWYAARRAGLHLDGDLTDDYNTPERLLACLRLVAPTLHLASDELEDFLASARLERFGAGEVIQRTGTIPETTGVIALGTARLGAPVEGGGEIPLGLLGENEFVGLTALTREKLFTTIVASTDVTLVTVSVPVLEELVRKRPALAREIGQTIDNRRSMTEEAGGDVSETRGLGQR
- a CDS encoding Nramp family divalent metal transporter, with product MAVEVDERKTAAPARLLFLLGPAFVAAIAYVDPGNVAANLTAGAQYGYLLVWVLVAANAIAVFVQYQSAKLGIVTGSSLPELLGSRLGTGPRRAFWAQAELVAAATDLAEVIGGAIALNLLFGLPLPLGGLIVGVVSIGILAIQSRRGQRPFEMVIVGLLGVIAVGFLAGLFVSPVDWGAAADGLVPRFDGAPTVLLAASMLGATVMPHAIYLHSALARDRHGRAATPGAVRRLLKATKIDVVAALVLAGAVNIAMLLLAAAALGGVGGTDTIEGAHAAITTALGPAIGVIFAVGLLASGLASTSVGSYAGATIMSGLLKVRVPLLTRRVVTLIPAIVILSIGVDPTWALVISQVFLSLGIPFAMIPLLRLTGSRAVMGDRVDGWGTRLLGVGVAALVVALNIALVVLTVADWV
- a CDS encoding metal-dependent transcriptional regulator; translated protein: MPVSELSTVAQDYLKVIWSATEWSHDPITVKQLAERLGVRAATISDGIRRLADQGMLVHEPYGGIELTETGRRNAVAMVRRHRLLETFLVEELGYGWDEVHDEAEVLEHAVSDTLIERIDRRLGFPSRDPHGDPIPSADGTPHLPDATPLMSAEPNVPLRVTRISDADPAVLRYLADRGILVDTALTVDEHREFAGDVTVRLGDADVVLGATAAAAVWLTPA
- a CDS encoding cystathionine beta-synthase, which produces MEYAETIVDLVGNTPLVKLNKVVDGVAATVLVKLEYLNPGGSSKDRIATRIIDAAERDGQLKPGGTIVEPTSGNTGVGLALVAQQRGYRCVFVLPDKVGEDKRNVLTAYGAEVVVTPTSVAPEDPDSYYSVSDRLAAEIPGAYKPNQYFNPNGPLSHYETTGPEIWRDTDQRITHLVAGVGTGGTISGTGRFLKEASDGRVQVIGADPEGSVYSGGTGRPYLVEGVGEDFWPGAYDPSVVDEVIAVSDADSFEMTRRLAREEGILVGGSSGMAVVAAVRAAQTLSADDIVVVILPDGGRGYLGKIFNDKWMRSYGFSDVPDEATVHDVIGTKRADLPDLVHAHPTDTVRDAIEIMNKYGVSQLPVLTAEPPVVMGEVAGALDETSLVDDVFSGRAQMSDSVGAFLGEPLDLIGVNEPVSAARAALATVNALLVTEDGKPVSVLTRQDLLNFLSE
- a CDS encoding cystathionine gamma-synthase — translated: MTDHGFSTRAIHVGQEFDPTTGAIIPPIYQTSTFVQDGVGGLRGGYEYSRGGNPTRTSLETLLASLEGGKRALSFSSGLAAEDALLRAVLQPGDHVVLGNDVYGGTHRLINRVHGAWGVRNTTVDLGDLSAVREALAVDGTRILWIETPSNPLMKISDVAALAELGHEVGAIVVVDNTFASPALQQPLALGADVVVHSTTKYLGGHSDVVGGAVVIDDDELADKVQFVQFAAGAVSGPMDAWLTTRGIKTLAVRMQRHSANAQAVAERLVGHPAIQAVYYPGLAHHPGHELAARQMSGFGGMLSVALVGGAEAAKAFAEATEVFQLAESLGGVESLIGYPSEMTHASVRGTELEVPDNVIRLSVGIEDAADLIADVEQALEKIAGRA
- a CDS encoding sodium:proton exchanger, whose translation is MTASHPRLRRLVLPLGIVGLIAAQGVALRLTGVQLPPLVGVLSFGVAIVAAAFALAWAGEAAEVDISGGLAVGLLAIVAILPEYAIDLYFAFSAGSDPSQAAYAAANMTGSNRLLLGFGWPFILLVAFMTFRAARRRRSPIDPDVQAKPFAVRLPSGNRVELGLLLVASVLTLLIPLTGQIHVVLGVVLLALFAFYLWRVSTGESDEPELVGVAQSIGTLPKTARRATVIGIFAVSAAIILLLAEPFAQSLVAGGRALGIDDFLLVQWLAPLASEAPEFVIATIFAVRGKAAMGVGILLASKVNQWTALVGTLPIAHLIGGGGFALPMDGRQVEEFVLTAAQTVLGVAILLTLRFSGRWAVALFLLFATTFVFTSTEARLVVSAVYAVVAIVLFALRWRVLGRTLAAPFRFERTP